A single Lactuca sativa cultivar Salinas chromosome 8, Lsat_Salinas_v11, whole genome shotgun sequence DNA region contains:
- the LOC111921161 gene encoding B3 domain-containing protein At1g49475, with protein MPPPGRVGGVVKWRSAGMMKDAEEVYRETWKGSVGKSDTEEHYSLKYGHLLMFKYERFSIFGVVIFDTSATEIVYPPYEERSTRKLYKRGGKKQSTRGQTY; from the exons ATGCCACCACCCGGAAGAGTTGGCGGTGTTGTGAAGTGGAg GTCAGCGGGTATGATGA AGGATGCCGAAGAAGTTTACAGAGAAACATGGAAAGGATCTGTTGGAAAGAGTGATACTGAAG AGCATTACAGTTTGAAGTATGGCCACTTATTGATGTTCAAATATGAACGGTTTTCAATATTTGGTGTGGTTATATTCGATACAAGTGCAACGGAGATAGTTTACCCCCCCTATGAAGAAAGATCCACTCGGAAACTCTACAAAAGAGGTGGCAAGAAACAATCCACAAGAGGTCAAACTTACTAA